The genomic DNA TCACCCTATCGTGCTCTGACCGGATTTGGAGATGGTTGGATATACTTGTTGAGATGCTGCTTTAGTGAATGATTGTAGCTGGTCCTGAACACAGTTGTGAGCTTAACTGAATAGCATAGATAAATCAGACATATTGACATTCAGTCGGGGACTAAATATGGAGATGCAAAGTCGCTTATTGGACTCCACGTTAATACATTTTGTCAGTGATATAAACCTGATGGATTTTCCGCAGAAGTACGCTTTGGGAGCAAAACAGCAGGTGGATGATAACTCTTCTAGTCCGGACAACCAGACACGCCTGAGCGACTCTCCCTGGAGCCGGGACCTGGAAGACGGGGTGAGCACTGCGCAGCATCTGGTGATGGGTTCACCCAAGTACTACAGCCGCGGGGCGCACGGGTGCACGCAGTCCAAACGAAGGAGGATCATCACCATGGTCCAGAGGCAAGCTGCCAATGTGCGAGAAAGGAAGCGGATGTTTAGCCTGAACGAGGCGTTTGATGAACTGAGGAGGAAAGTTCCTACATTCGCCTACGAGAAGAGACTGTCCCGCATTGAGACGCTCCGCCTGGCCATGGTGTACATCTCCTTCATGAGGGACCTGCTGGAGAACACTTGAGTCACAGCTGTCCAATATGAACAAGACTATAATTGACAAAGACACATTGACgaactgatgaaatattttaaatgtagctCCACTTTTTACATCCAAACATGTGGTATATGCCCGTTTATTGTATCATAAAGGTAGACAAAAGGATTTAAGGAATATTTTagactttacttttttttttcttttacaaagtTTCAAGCACATTTTTATCTGAGAAAAGTATATCGGTGGCAACATAATAGTCTTATATTAAATTATGAGATGTGACATAAATAAGTTAAGAACACTTccttattatatataatattattattgcttaataaataaatgtataggCCAAAGTAATGTATGCGTTTTTTTTGCTCTGCATTGCAATTATAAGGAAAACATACAATTAGATTTAAACTCGTGTAGGCCAAAGTATAGCCTACTAATATGCCTAATTTATTTCGTTACCATGTTTAGAAGACTGCATCTATTAGCCGTTTAAAAAAGTAGATGATCATATTCTGTACACTTTAATACAACTTTGATATATTCAATAGAAGATAGGCTTGGcttatatattatttaagaaTTCCTGAGTCATAGTGCAGTGAGAGGCTGAAGCCTCAGGTGAGGTTTttttcagcaccttggagagcgAAATAGACGCTGGCCTCACCTGGCAGTCGTGGTGTGGCTGAGAACAAGAACAGCCAGAGGTTTTCCTCTcctagaaaaacaaacaaaaaagctatTTATTGGCCACTGGGGGTCTTATCACCTGTGTCACCTGCTAATGAGGTTTATGCAGGGGATTTGAATCACAAATCCGAGACTCACCATGAGGCTGGATATAATCTTTGGCACTGAGGTGTGAATTGAGTTGAGATatgatgagagagaaaagagagaccGGCAAACCCCAAAACATGCACTTCACGGAGAAGACAGAGATAGCCTTTTTGGGTGCAGGCCCGAAAGGCTCTTGTGGCACAATGAGACCTCCTTGTCTGTCATCCTAATTCATCAGAGGTGAGGCCTCACAGCTGGTAACTCGCACCACAGACCACCTCCAGAAGTGGCCAGATCTAGTTTCAGCCACATGTAGAGGCAGGCTATTTCTGCTGGAATTTCATATTATATATTCCCGTCAGGACCCAGCGCTGGGTGgtcatgtgtgcatgtttaggGTCTATGTGCGCGAGTggctctttctcttctccctgtCCATCTTTATCACCTCCAGTGTTTGCATTGCGCTGCAGCAGAACACCGCCTTAGCGATCCCGCTGTGCACGAGGATCCGCCCTGAGAGCTCCCTGGGACGGCCCGTCTTTTAAACCTGAGCCGCGGTGTCGAGATCCCTGCGGGAGTCAGACCCATTCAAGCGCATACCTCAACGCGGGGCCGCTGACGGGAAAATAAACACCTCGGTCTGCTTACGAGCACAGGCCTCCTGCTGTGACAACCTCCTGTGTTTCAGTAGGACTGATATTTTTCTCCGCCACCACTGCTCCCATCTCAGGCAGTGTTTAGACATGTAGAAAGGGACTTGTAGAAGAATTTCTGTTATGTCCTGTTACAGCTGATGGACAGTTTTCATAGATTTACACGTTGTGGATTAAACTGGGCTGCAAGATATGGTTTGGGGACCATGGCACAAACCaaataagaaatataaatataacccCAATCAAGACATGTAAGTGAGATTGTCTGAAGGTCTGTCAGATCCCTTTCTTctcaaaatcatttttatagactttcaaatgaattcaaattgctcacttttattaaaaattagCCAGCAGAGTGTTTGGAAACAGGACTACTGTGCATTCGAGACAGTAAAGTGGGGTGGGAGAGGCACAATTTATCCCTAAAGGAGTGAGAAATCTTTCTGTTCCTGCAAAGAGCTGCACCTACAAAATGATTCAATAACAACGCCCCTTCATCTCAAATACACCCCCGTTTCTTCTTGTGTGAATGAGTCTGCATGTCTTATACTCTATCCTTGATATTATAGCtagtcctttctttctcctgtgGTATTATGTTACACCCCTCCTCACCCAATCACAGCGTTCCCCAAAAATCCTCCTGTCCGCTCCCCGCTATAAGAGCCCCGGTCGTCCCAGTCTGGCACACACCTCTCCCTCTCCGTGGCGCACGAGATTTACCGTAATATCAGCCCTCACCCAAGTTGCAGGCCACACTCATTATTACCTGTAGTGTTTGTTGATGTTGTAACCAGTTCAGGGAATACGGGGCAGGGGTTGCTGGAGATTATAACGGTCCAACAGGCCATAGAAAAGTGTTGGAGAAGACAATGCGAGAAGAGGACTCTTCCCCGATGGACAGTGCGGGAAACAGCGAGGAGGAGACCGACCTTCAGCTGCCGCGCAGAGGGGCGAGGAAGAGGCGAGCGGCCCGGAGGATTGCGGACGAGGAGGAAGATGGGGACCTGGAGAGTCCGGACCCCGGGAAGAAGAAATGCAGGAAGAGTTGTGACGGCGGAGGAGGCAGTGCTGGGAGCGGCGGCagtgaaggcagcagcagcccAGAGCCCTCCTTCGATGACCTACACACACAGCGCGTAATGGCCAACATCCGCGAGAGGCAACGAACGCAGTCCCTCAACGAGGCATTCACGTCGTTACGTAAGATTATTCCTACCCTCCCGTCGGACAAACTCAGCAAAATTCAGACATTGAAGCTGGCGTCCCGGTACATCGATTTCCTGTGCCAAGTTCTGCAGAGCGACGAGTTGGAAGCGCGAGGGACCAGCTGCAGCTACGTGGCGCACGAGCGCCTGAGTTACGCGTTCTCGGTCTGGAGGATGGGGGGCTCGTGGTCCTTGTCTACTACGTCCCACTAGCAGGGCTGCTGTGGATGGGACAGCACGGTAAGCTGAGCTCCTTTCACTTTTCATCCTGCAGTGACAGAAATCTGTACCAAGTTGTGCCAAAATGTCCATTTGCGCATTTTACGCAcagaaaaatcaaaataatataGGTATATCAATCCATTGGTGgcaatatttgtgtgtttatattaacAGCTCCTACAAACTCTTCCACTATTACTTTGCCAGGTCATTTTTGTTATGACCTGGTATAGGTACAAAAAACCCATCAAATTATGCACAGTGGGAAGATCCAAGATATGTCACCACTTTACAATGTAAAATGTGTACATCATACTGAGTGCTTACAAACACAGTGGGggtttaaaattacattattatcaATTTGTTCACCACCAGGTTAAATCATTGGACATATTCAACTGCATTAACATAGGATAAAATAAGTCTTAGAAATTTCTAGATATCATGTTCTTTTCTTAATCAAAACAATATCTTTTTCACAGATTATCCAGACTGAAGGGCCAGTGGATCAGTCCGGCTCTTCACATGGACTGAGACAGGCAAAACTCAGCCCAGCCACTGTGCTTTAGGCCTCAGAGGAGAGCGGGCTTTTCATATTTCCCGTTGCATGGACTGTTATGTTTGCAAGGGAGCACTTATGGGACAGGACGGATATGAAGAAAGACCACTGCGACTATGAatgttgtaaaaacaaaatgagctCTGAGGAACTGCTCTGTTTTGAaacatgagagaaaaatgacaatTCATTTCACATTCCCTGTGACAATGTTTCAAAGCAAATgaagtatttgtatttatttttctacacaGGTTCGAAATTCATTTTCCCCCACTCAAATAAAAGCTATTTATTTTGGGATATCACAGAATGCTGAATGGATCTGGAGTCTGCACATTTTGAATGTTGTAAATATTTGCTAATAAAAGATGAAAGTATCATTTTGGGTATCTATTCATTATAAAGGCTTAATTAAAAAATGGTCACCTTCAAGACAATTCACTGATGTGGACACTCCATTGACACACAATAATGGTTTTAAATACTTGACAATCTTGACACAAAGTCATTTCCCATAGTCTTTACACTTCAGGCCAATGAAAAGACTAGAGAGTTTATTTTCACTGGTTGTTTCTGAATCCTCAGTTAACTAAACCACAGTGGAGGGGGCAAAAGAAAACATCTCATTCCCGTGGCTTATTCTGTAGTGATTTCTTGAGCTCAGGGATCTGGGAAAGCCATAATTAGCCGGTGGTCTGTTTGAACAGGGTGAATGTAAAGCTGTGGGAGGCATGCATGATATTCCCAGATGTCCTCTGAGCCACAGGTCAGCAGGGGAGTCTCCTGCAGGTGCTACAGCAGCTACCCCAAGAGCTTTGACAGATAAAAGGGGTGGGTAAGGGTCAGCAAACTGGAGAAACCATGTAATTACAAATACCTGTAATTATGATGAAACAGAACCACTTAtccacatttaaacatattacatgataaaaaacaaaactttttgatcaaaaaaaaaatcagaattcTTCATTCTTACCGGTTGGTAGTGGTGAGAAAGTACACTAATACAGTATTGTACTATTTGAGgtttttgtactttattttcCATTCTCTGCTACTTTGTACTTCTACTCCCCTACAATTCACatgtaaatattgtactttaaaCTTCactattcagtttttatttgacagctatagTTATTAGTGATTTTCACATACAAAGCATGTGATCAGTTAATACAATATGATGCATTAAACTAAGACATGACATGAAAATGCAGCAATATTAATGAGccaataacataaaaacacagataggGGCCATTCTACTTTGCAGGAATTAAACTTATACTTTTGCTCACAATTCTTAAGTAACATTTcagtaaatgatctgaatacttACTTCATTACTGCTGGTTGGTTCTTCCATAGATCAAGTGAAATGAAGACAGGCtgtgctaaaaaaacaaaaacaaaactaacttTTCTTCTAAAACTCTTTGTATAGATGTTGACAGCCCCCTTGCCtataaaaaatgagaaatgggACAAATTAAATGACTTCTGCAAAATGGACAGGTCATGTCCTCTCAtcatttgaattaaaatatcaaagaaaATCCTTGGGGAAAATATGTTCTTAGATGTATTTGGGTAGGGTAGGATCAGATTAGAACAGGACTTTAGGAATAAATGGGATCTTCTAAATCTTTAACCCAAACAAA from Scomber scombrus chromosome 16, fScoSco1.1, whole genome shotgun sequence includes the following:
- the twist1a gene encoding twist-related protein 1a, which codes for MREEDSSPMDSAGNSEEETDLQLPRRGARKRRAARRIADEEEDGDLESPDPGKKKCRKSCDGGGGSAGSGGSEGSSSPEPSFDDLHTQRVMANIRERQRTQSLNEAFTSLRKIIPTLPSDKLSKIQTLKLASRYIDFLCQVLQSDELEARGTSCSYVAHERLSYAFSVWRMGGSWSLSTTSH
- the LOC133996462 gene encoding fer3-like protein; this translates as MEMQSRLLDSTLIHFVSDINLMDFPQKYALGAKQQVDDNSSSPDNQTRLSDSPWSRDLEDGVSTAQHLVMGSPKYYSRGAHGCTQSKRRRIITMVQRQAANVRERKRMFSLNEAFDELRRKVPTFAYEKRLSRIETLRLAMVYISFMRDLLENT